A genomic window from Pseudomonadota bacterium includes:
- a CDS encoding radical SAM protein: FCTRKRKVGDDRKNPALEDIKRGIEYIATHEDIRDVLISGGDPLLMSNNRLDDVLGKLKEIKHLELIRIGTRVPCVWPQKIIEDKELIEVLRKHTPQSLKDPQLFINTHFNHPNEITNESYQAVKVLRQLGIPIGNQTVLMKGVNDDTDVMRTLMHGLGKMGIKPYYLYYADLVEGTGHFRTDVYRGKEICRDLCGTTTGFLRPTYVVDAQGGRGKVPVDLGFSEGISDEKKGGTFTSPIGLGKVYVNDPLEIIVGKKRRIRTQSNTNLQKG; this comes from the coding sequence GATTCTGCACCAGAAAAAGGAAAGTTGGTGATGACCGTAAAAACCCAGCTTTGGAAGACATAAAAAGGGGGATTGAATACATTGCAACTCACGAGGATATCAGAGACGTCCTGATCTCGGGCGGGGATCCATTGTTGATGTCCAACAACAGGCTTGATGATGTTCTGGGAAAACTGAAAGAAATTAAACATCTTGAATTGATACGGATCGGGACAAGAGTTCCATGCGTCTGGCCGCAAAAGATTATTGAAGACAAAGAACTCATCGAGGTCCTCAGAAAACATACACCCCAGTCACTTAAAGATCCGCAGCTCTTCATAAACACGCATTTCAACCATCCAAATGAAATAACTAACGAAAGCTACCAGGCTGTTAAGGTTTTAAGGCAACTGGGCATTCCTATAGGAAATCAAACTGTTTTGATGAAGGGCGTTAACGACGACACCGATGTAATGAGAACACTTATGCACGGTCTCGGGAAAATGGGAATAAAACCATATTATCTCTATTATGCCGACCTTGTTGAGGGAACAGGTCATTTTAGAACAGATGTATACAGAGGAAAAGAGATCTGCAGAGACCTGTGCGGAACCACTACCGGTTTTCTGCGCCCGACCTATGTGGTTGATGCACAGGGAGGAAGAGGTAAAGTACCTGTGGATCTCGGATTTTCAGAGGGAATTAGTGATGAAAAAAAGGGTGGAACGTTTACTTCACCGATTGGGCTCGGAAAAGTCTACGTAAATGATCCCCTTGAAATAATTGTAGGGAAAAAAAGGAGAATCCGGACACAATCAAACACAAACCTTCAAAAAGGCTGA